From a region of the Panicum virgatum strain AP13 chromosome 2K, P.virgatum_v5, whole genome shotgun sequence genome:
- the LOC120661339 gene encoding EPIDERMAL PATTERNING FACTOR-like protein 2 isoform X2: protein MVHSMQCSSVHTLLWPLFFSILLILTSSMEAASSDARRLPLRLLEVGVGKDEDSAIRGEMRVRRALIGSRPPRCERVCMSCGHCEAVQVPIVPQDRRQKTAAAAGAADEEERVVAAVGAAMFTYRVDGITNYKPLSWKCRCGDTILDP from the exons ATGGTCCATTCCATGCAATGCAGCAGTGTTCACACGCTCCTGTGGCCTCTCTTCTTCTCCATCCTCCTCATCCTCACCTCTTCAATGGAGGCAGCATCCTCAGATGCca GGAGGCTGCCGCTGAGGCTACTAGAGGTCGGCGTTGGCAAG GATGAGGAttcagccatcagaggcgagaTGAGAGTGCGGAGGGCTCTGATCGGGTCGAGGCCGCCGAGGTGCGAGAGGGTGTGCATGTCCTGCGGCCACTGCGAGGCGGTGCAGGTGCCCATCGTGCCGCAGGATCGCCGTCAGAagacagccgccgccgccggcgctgcagaTGAGGAGGAGCGCGTGGTggccgccgtcggcgccgccatGTTCACCTACAGGGTGGACGGCATCACCAACTACAAGCCGCTCAGCTGGAAATGCAGATGTGGAGACACCATCCTGGATCCATGA
- the LOC120661339 gene encoding EPIDERMAL PATTERNING FACTOR-like protein 2 isoform X1, translating into MVHSMQCSSVHTLLWPLFFSILLILTSSMEAASSDARRLPLRLLEVGVGKFEMWVMLNQDEDSAIRGEMRVRRALIGSRPPRCERVCMSCGHCEAVQVPIVPQDRRQKTAAAAGAADEEERVVAAVGAAMFTYRVDGITNYKPLSWKCRCGDTILDP; encoded by the exons ATGGTCCATTCCATGCAATGCAGCAGTGTTCACACGCTCCTGTGGCCTCTCTTCTTCTCCATCCTCCTCATCCTCACCTCTTCAATGGAGGCAGCATCCTCAGATGCca GGAGGCTGCCGCTGAGGCTACTAGAGGTCGGCGTTGGCAAG TTTGAAATGTGGGTGATGCTGAATCAGGATGAGGAttcagccatcagaggcgagaTGAGAGTGCGGAGGGCTCTGATCGGGTCGAGGCCGCCGAGGTGCGAGAGGGTGTGCATGTCCTGCGGCCACTGCGAGGCGGTGCAGGTGCCCATCGTGCCGCAGGATCGCCGTCAGAagacagccgccgccgccggcgctgcagaTGAGGAGGAGCGCGTGGTggccgccgtcggcgccgccatGTTCACCTACAGGGTGGACGGCATCACCAACTACAAGCCGCTCAGCTGGAAATGCAGATGTGGAGACACCATCCTGGATCCATGA
- the LOC120661353 gene encoding uncharacterized protein LOC120661353 — translation MDPESPTGIICSNAALQKELRCPSLAVAAFYDTMERQVWLGNALLLTGTAMTGVMVGIGSYGRRYRHHRFTRFIFLGANTLFLPVISYVVSTLGDNSNDYVNLHKDRMTTLAALCDSVFHPCMIITWAFLFQIAAINTTSVVAIDSREGRRVRPPPELLLKGVWIFYLGASITKKRFFHGLFRFSPSEDHGPLTLICSKIMFTPFALLCAKIWLKCYSFGKARKSFALGRNPDLVFGYMQQLQQQGRRGWNGEDALPPALLVMGEGSRKVEKQPWGYVFSETWTPAIDSAGLVTLDRVWQLDKRLPTSTPKPKDLCLSFSLFKLLRCRFARYDLANVGLKFFWSLLLKDGEHDRVFRVIADELSFLNDYYYSSLAVSYSRCLLPILSILISLLSIGYCVVAAYFIVVFASQVHKQGRNQIHCAFWCNKLQVVSKSRSKRFGSLYFDVIPEFLLLILVLIAEVRDVTSYICSNWTKVALICHCVKTAALQHPLGVPKWIVSLLLQCRCKITNHWDEKIGQCSVLVLQPTARTTLVSLLSRLFHLPDQKTRVEVPEAVKVCVMDALRSAASSNGCQVGNGTTSLHRSQVGQGFLWACNGKSTSDTILTWHIATSILEVKHPFRHDDQEHGSSPVSDQHKIAATHLSRYCAYLMTWSPELLPEEEAWSKGLYEAVKEDTEHILADRAMSGPPFTAEAEYQDLVKLLSEGSNHSVVKNGVQLGKQLVELVEGEETAWAILAGFWAEMILYIAPSNNLKGHRKAIARGGELITLLWALLFHAGIVSRPGETDGAATAGGGV, via the coding sequence ATGGATCCGGAGAGTCCTACCGGGATAATCTGCTCCAATGCTGCATTGCAGAAAGAGTTGCGCTGCCCCAGCCTTGCCGTGGCTGCCTTCTACGACACCATGGAACGGCAGGTATGGTTGGGGAACGCGCTGCTGCTCACGGGCACTGCCATGACCGGGGTCATGGTTGGGATAGGCAGCTACGGTCGGCGCTACCGCCACCATCGCTTCACCCGCTTCATCTTCCTCGGAGCCAACACGCTGTTCCTGCCTGTCATCTCCTACGTCGTCTCCACCCTCGGCGACAACTCCAATGATTACGTCAACCTGCACAAGGACCGCATGACGACCTTGGCCGCGTTGTGCGACTCGGTGTTCCACCCCTGCATGATCATAACATGGGCGTTCCTTTTTCAGATTGCAGCGATCAATACTACCTCAGTGGTCGCCATTGATAGCAGAGAAGGCCGTAGGGTTCGGCCTCCTCCGGAGCTACTTCTCAAGGGGGTCTGGATCTTCTACCTGGGTGCCAGCATCACAAAGAAACGTTTCTTCCATGGGCTCTTCCGGTTCTCACCTAGTGAAGACCATGGACCGCTCACCCTCATCTGTTCAAAGATTATGTTCACTCCCTTTGCTCTCCTGTGTGCCAAAATTTGGCTCAAGTGTTACTCATTTGGAAAGGCCCGGAAATCCTTTGCACTAGGACGCAATCCTGATCTTGTTTTTGGGTACATGCAGCAGCTACAGCAGCAAGGGAGACGCGGATGGAATGGTGAGGATGCACTTCCTCCTGCTCTCTTGGTTATGGGAGAAGGCAGTAGGAAAGTGGAGAAGCAACCTTGGGGGTATGTGTTCAGCGAGACATGGACACCGGCCATTGACAGCGCTGGCTTGGTGACCCTTGACAGAGTTTGGCAGTTGGACAAGAGGCTGCCGACATCGACGCCAAAACCAAAAGACCTATGCCTGTCCTTTTCATTGTTCAAGCTGCTGAGGTGTCGATTCGCGAGGTACGACCTTGCCAATGTTGGGCTCAAGTTCTTCTGGAGCTTGTTGCTGAAGGACGGTGAGCATGACAGGGTGTTCAGGGTAATTGCAGACGAACTCTCATTCCTTAACGATTACTATTACTCATCACTTGCAGTATCCTACTCCAGGTGTTTGCTACCTATCCTGAGCATCCTGATCTCACTCTTGAGCATAGGCTACTGCGTCGTGGCTGCATACTTCATCGTTGTGTTCGCATCTCAGGTGCACAAGCAAGGCCGCAATCAGATCCACTGTGCGTTCTGGTGCAATAAGCTGCAGGTGGTAAGCAAATCACGATCTAAAAGATTTGGGAGCTTGTACTTCGATGTGATACCGGAATTTCTGCTTCTTATTTTGGTCCTAATTGCTGAGGTGAGGGACGTGACTTCCTACATCTGCTCCAACTGGACCAAAGTAGCCCTCATATGCCACTGTGTAAAAACTGCCGCTTTGCAACATCCACTGGGAGTGCCTAAATGGATTGTTAGCCTTCTGCTGCAGTGCAGATGCAAGATAACGAATCACTGGGATGAAAAAATAGGCCAGTGTTCAGTACTGGTGCTTCAGCCAACTGCAAGGACAACCCTGGTTAGTCTTCTCAGTCGTCTCTTCCATTTGCCAGATCAGAAGACAAGGGTCGAGGTGCCAGAGGCAGTGAAGGTTTGCGTTATGGATGCTCTTAGAAGCGCTGCCAGCAGCAACGGGTGCCAAGTAGGCAATGGCACAACATCTCTGCACCGGAGCCAAGTTGGACAAGGCTTCCTCTGGGCCTGCAATGGCAAGAGCACATCTGACACCATACTTACATGGCACATTGCCACATCCATCCTTGAGGTGAAGCACCCTTTTCggcatgatgatcaagagcATGGTTCTTCTCCCGTTTCAGATCAACATAAGATTGCTGCCACTCACCTGTCACGGTACTGTGCGTACCTTATGACCTGGTCCCCGGAGCTTCTTCCTGAGGAGGAAGCATGGAGCAAGGGCCTGTATGAGGCTGTCAAGGAGGACACGGAGCACATCCTCGCCGACCGTGCCATGTCAGGGCCTCCATTTACAGCTGAAGCTGAGTACCAGGATCTGGTGAAGTTGCTAAGCGAAGGCTCAAACCATTCGGTGGTGAAGAATGGCGTGCAGCTCGGAAAGCAGTTGGTGGAGTTGGTTGAGGGCGAGGAGACAGCATGGGCGATCCTAGCTGGCTTCTGGGCGGAGATGATCCTGTACATCGCGCCGTCAAACAACTTGAAAGGGCACAGGAAGGCCATCGCCCGTGGCGGAGAGCTGATCACACTCCTCTGGGCACTGCTCTTCCATGCTGGGATCGTTAGTAGGCCGGGTGAAACCGACGGTGCTGCCACGGCTGGTGGTGGTGTGTAA
- the LOC120661361 gene encoding uncharacterized protein LOC120661361 has protein sequence MASYICSSWTKVALICHRVNSTSLQHPLRMIRWVASLLLKCRLKIMKHWDETIGQCSVLVLHPRPILFDLIRHILRLPDQERKVKVPAVVKICSFDVLRNSHSNECQLSNGTASLHRSQVGESFLWACNSMGTSAIILTWHIATSILEVRHPYRPDQEEGSSMICNQHKIAATHLSRYCAYLVTWCPELLPDEDEWSKSLYNAVKEDATRVLAVRAASRPLTPEVEYQDLVQLLSEDSKHEVLKNGVRLGKQLVELVEGEEAAWAMLAGFWAEMILYVAPSKNLRGHSMAIAHRPWRRADHAPLGVALPCWNR, from the coding sequence ATGGCTTCCTACATTTGCTCCAGCTGGACTAAAGTAGCCCTCATATGTCACCGTGTCAATTCTACCTCTTTGCAACATCCACTGAGAATGATTAGATGGGTTGCTAGCCTTTTGCTGAAGTGCAGATTAAAGATAATGAAGCACTGGGATGAAACAATAGGGCAATGCTCAGTACTGGTGCTTCACCCAAGACCAATCCTGTTTGACCTTATCAGGCATATTCTCAGATTGCCTGACCAGGAGAGGAAGGTCAAGGTACCAGCAGTGGTGAAGATTTGCAGCTTCGATGTGCTCAGAAACAGCCACAGCAATGAGTGCCAGCTAAGCAATGGAACAGCATCTCTGCACCGGAGCCAAGTTGGTGAAAGCTTCCTCTGGGCCTGCAACAGCATGGGTACATCTGCTATCATACTTACCTGGCACATCGCCACATCCATCCTTGAGGTGAGGCACCCTTACCGACCTGATCAAGAGGAAGGTTCTTCGATGATTTGTAACCAACACAAGATTGCTGCCACTCACCTGTCACGGTACTGCGCATACCTTGTCACCTGGTGCCCGGAGCTTCTTCCTGACGAGGATGAATGGAGCAAGAGCTTGTACAATGCTGTGAAGGAGGACGCCACACGTGTCCTCGCTGTCCGGGCTGCATCTAGGCCGTTGACACCTGAGGTTGAGTACCAGGATCTAGTGCAATTGCTAAGTGAAGACTCCAAACATGAGGTTTTGAAGAATGGCGTGAGGCTCGGAAAGCAATTGGTGGAGTTGGTCGAGGGTGAGGAAGCAGCATGGGCAATGCTCGCCGGCTTCTGGGCGGAGATGATTCTGTACGTGGCACCTTCGAAGAATCTGAGAGGGCACTCGATGGCCATCGCCCATCGCCCGTGGCGGCGAGCTGATCACGCTCCTCTGGGTGTTGCTCTTCCATGTTGGAATCGTTAG